The following proteins are encoded in a genomic region of Gimesia algae:
- a CDS encoding NfeD family protein has protein sequence MPKVVQINLENQTITPVTTRYIQRAIRQAEEEQAQCLLIVLDTPGGLVDSTRNIVQAILQSRVCVVVYVAPSGVAHAASAGGFITLSAHIAAMAPGTRIGAMHPVQIGGLPISPDRSPKLPTNNYPNNEEKKETQKTPSTPMTDKMVNDTVAWAKSLAELRGRNADWAERAVKESIVVTEKEALKEGIIDLVAEDVPQLLEKIDGRQVVLPQGTITLHTAGVTETQTIEMWWGERVLAAISNPNVAFMLLIFGFYGIMFEFYSPGWGVAGTLGIICLVMAFFGLAVLPINYVGLLLIALALGLFTAEVFVTSFGALALGGIICLVLGGLMLVDSPVGFTRISFVVLIPVAAATGAITIFLITQIVQAHRKKTFTGSEAMLEAIAVAAGDFSQQQDQYAGTVCIHGEYWNAISRNPVKDNQNVRIRNRDGLTLSVEPESVNHSTAPESS, from the coding sequence CTGCCGAAAGTCGTGCAGATAAATCTGGAAAACCAGACAATCACCCCCGTGACGACTCGATACATCCAACGCGCCATCCGGCAGGCGGAAGAGGAACAGGCGCAATGCCTGCTCATCGTTCTGGACACGCCTGGCGGTCTAGTTGATTCGACCCGCAATATTGTACAAGCTATTCTTCAGAGTCGCGTTTGTGTCGTCGTGTACGTTGCCCCCAGCGGGGTTGCTCACGCCGCGTCAGCCGGTGGGTTTATCACCTTATCTGCGCATATCGCCGCCATGGCCCCCGGCACGCGCATCGGTGCCATGCACCCTGTGCAAATCGGTGGCTTGCCGATTTCTCCCGACCGTTCCCCTAAACTTCCGACGAATAATTATCCCAACAACGAAGAGAAGAAAGAAACTCAGAAAACGCCCTCAACTCCGATGACTGACAAAATGGTTAACGATACCGTGGCCTGGGCAAAGAGCTTGGCCGAGTTGCGTGGAAGAAACGCTGACTGGGCAGAGCGTGCCGTCAAAGAAAGCATCGTCGTCACCGAAAAAGAAGCCCTGAAGGAAGGAATCATTGACCTCGTAGCCGAAGACGTCCCCCAACTGCTTGAGAAGATTGATGGCCGGCAAGTGGTTCTTCCCCAGGGAACCATCACCCTGCATACCGCAGGAGTAACAGAAACTCAGACCATCGAAATGTGGTGGGGAGAGCGAGTGCTGGCCGCCATCTCCAATCCGAATGTGGCATTCATGCTGTTGATTTTTGGCTTTTACGGAATCATGTTCGAATTCTATTCGCCCGGTTGGGGGGTTGCTGGAACACTGGGAATCATCTGCCTGGTGATGGCATTCTTCGGTCTGGCAGTGCTGCCGATCAATTATGTGGGGCTGCTACTCATCGCTTTAGCCTTAGGACTGTTTACGGCAGAGGTCTTCGTGACCAGCTTTGGCGCTCTGGCATTAGGCGGGATTATCTGTTTGGTGTTGGGCGGCTTAATGCTGGTTGATTCTCCAGTCGGATTTACCAGGATTTCGTTCGTTGTGCTGATTCCCGTCGCGGCTGCAACAGGCGCGATCACCATCTTTTTAATTACACAAATCGTACAAGCTCACCGAAAAAAAACCTTCACCGGTTCGGAAGCCATGCTTGAAGCGATTGCCGTAGCGGCGGGTGACTTTTCCCAACAACAGGACCAGTATGCAGGAACGGTATGCATTCACGGTGAGTACTGGAACGCGATCAGCCGGAATCCAGTAAAAGACAATCAAAATGTCCGTATCCGTAACAGAGACGGTCTTACACTCAGCGTGGAACCCGAATCCGTCAATCATTCTACAGCTCCAGAGTCTTCTTGA
- a CDS encoding slipin family protein has product MVPLQILGIFLAIVVLYFLSCIRILLEYQRGVVFRLGRVLETPKGPGFIMVFWPIDRMIRVSLRTHVQDVPSQDVITRDNVSVEVNAVVYYRVIDPMKSILDVENYQYATSQLSQTTLRSIVGQAELDELLAEREKVNKQLQEAIDQQSDPWGIKVSLVELKHVDLPEHMKRAMAKQAESERERRAKIIHAEGEFQASARLRDAADVIQEHPMAMQMRFLQTLVEIGVENNTTVVFPMPIDLVSSFMKNKE; this is encoded by the coding sequence ATGGTACCTCTTCAAATCCTCGGCATTTTCTTGGCAATCGTGGTTCTTTATTTCCTGAGCTGTATCCGGATTTTACTTGAATACCAACGCGGAGTGGTGTTTCGATTAGGACGTGTTCTGGAAACGCCTAAAGGTCCGGGATTTATCATGGTCTTCTGGCCCATCGATCGTATGATACGTGTCAGTCTCAGAACTCACGTACAGGATGTTCCCTCACAAGATGTGATTACTCGTGATAATGTTTCCGTCGAAGTGAATGCGGTCGTCTATTACCGGGTCATCGATCCGATGAAATCGATTCTGGATGTTGAAAACTATCAGTATGCCACCAGCCAGCTCTCTCAAACGACACTTCGAAGCATCGTCGGACAGGCGGAATTGGATGAACTGTTAGCTGAGCGGGAAAAAGTAAATAAGCAACTCCAGGAAGCGATCGACCAACAGTCAGACCCTTGGGGTATCAAAGTTTCTCTGGTGGAACTTAAGCATGTCGACCTGCCCGAGCACATGAAACGCGCCATGGCCAAGCAGGCTGAAAGTGAACGGGAACGCCGCGCTAAAATCATCCATGCCGAAGGCGAATTCCAGGCTTCCGCCCGCCTCCGCGACGCTGCAGATGTCATTCAGGAGCATCCCATGGCCATGCAGATGCGGTTTCTGCAGACACTCGTAGAGATCGGCGTGGAAAACAATACCACCGTCGTCTTTCCCATGCCCATTGATCTTGTCAGTTCGTTTATGAAAAACAAGGAATAA
- a CDS encoding transposase, with amino-acid sequence MHLETREVLTTPSTRNPDSVWVTKQAKAFVNHFADRDEKPTYLIHDQDTKFSAEFKQFLKNEGIKTKVLPIRSPNLNARVERFVQTIKYEALNHFIAFGKMHLDYLVSEFVDYYNKHRAHSSREHLPPCSVEPPPEFETIKLDEIHCEEHLGGLIRSYERIAA; translated from the coding sequence ATGCATCTTGAAACGCGTGAAGTCTTAACCACACCCTCAACTCGAAATCCGGATTCTGTATGGGTCACGAAACAGGCTAAAGCGTTCGTAAACCACTTTGCCGACCGGGATGAGAAGCCGACCTACCTGATTCATGATCAAGACACAAAGTTCTCTGCCGAGTTCAAGCAGTTTTTGAAGAACGAAGGCATCAAGACGAAGGTGCTGCCGATCCGATCTCCAAATCTGAATGCCCGGGTCGAAAGGTTTGTGCAAACGATTAAATACGAAGCCTTGAACCATTTCATCGCTTTCGGCAAGATGCATCTCGATTATCTTGTTTCGGAATTCGTTGATTATTACAACAAACATCGAGCGCACAGCTCACGAGAACATCTGCCGCCCTGCTCTGTCGAGCCGCCGCCGGAATTCGAGACGATCAAGCTCGATGAAATCCACTGCGAGGAACATCTCGGAGGGTTGATCAGGTCGTACGAGCGGATTGCGGCGTAG
- a CDS encoding inositol-3-phosphate synthase yields MTKQRIGIWIIGAWGGVSTTVAVGLTALQKGLSGTSGLVSENPYFEKLNLADWDQLVIGGHEIRDTSFVDAAKHFSETSGVFHPALLQAVEPELKAVQFVTTFPTFLREFSHLGKVQSFRQ; encoded by the coding sequence ATGACGAAACAACGTATCGGAATTTGGATCATTGGAGCATGGGGCGGTGTCTCAACGACAGTCGCCGTCGGTTTAACAGCGCTTCAGAAAGGGCTCTCGGGTACCAGTGGGCTCGTTTCGGAAAATCCTTATTTTGAGAAGTTGAATCTGGCAGACTGGGATCAACTTGTGATTGGCGGGCATGAAATTCGTGATACTTCCTTTGTGGATGCCGCCAAACATTTCAGCGAAACATCAGGAGTTTTTCATCCTGCACTGTTACAGGCTGTCGAGCCGGAATTGAAAGCCGTGCAGTTTGTCACGACATTCCCGACATTTTTGCGCGAGTTCTCGCACTTGGGAAAAGTCCAGTCCTTTCGGCAATGA
- a CDS encoding phospho-sugar mutase has product MNQQSPSSDFQQAIEIARTAVTEKQLSESAFTNLQKWLTEPQYASYQPAMLKLIEDKEFGTLDTYFWEVIPFGTGGRRGLMSDFGSATINERTIAESAHGLAVYFKKAAGAQTGKAAIARDSRINSERFARIAATVMAAHGLTVYFYKTPRSTPELSFAVRHLGCDVGAMITASHNPPSDNGFKAYWSTGGQVLPPHDQGIIDEVYQATEIPTVDFDQAVEQGLIKFIDEDVASEYRSSVAAHSHSTCRDLNGLFTPLHGVGETSVYHVLQQVGFKQVNRFEPQCEQDGNFPNVPDHLPNPERTEVYQPAIELAKKSGAEIILASDPDADRMGVCAKNNAGEFIHLTGNQVGALLADYVLRKRQENGTLTPKHYVVETIVTTPLIAEISRKANVRIINNLLVGFKYIAETMDEEGPDEFVFGTEESLGYLTGTYCRDKDAAIAALWACELAAELKSEGKTLLNRLDELYLEHGYHLEGQVSKTCKGSQGNEQIKQLMKALRNTPPQKLGNLTFTLVRDYQNLELRALPENTPSETFSKPQGNVLMFEAEGEGSPLTVQLGVRPSGTEPKIKFYYFAQTVVTDSAQLAKTKSEAQSIIKCFKESLMDWIDQTLKTS; this is encoded by the coding sequence ATGAACCAACAGTCTCCTTCATCAGATTTCCAGCAGGCAATTGAAATCGCCCGCACTGCTGTTACGGAAAAACAGCTTTCTGAATCCGCCTTCACCAATTTGCAGAAATGGCTTACTGAACCTCAGTATGCCTCTTACCAGCCAGCGATGCTCAAGCTGATTGAAGATAAAGAATTTGGAACGTTGGACACGTATTTTTGGGAAGTGATCCCCTTCGGGACCGGAGGCCGCCGTGGGTTAATGAGCGATTTCGGGTCAGCCACAATTAATGAAAGAACCATTGCCGAGTCCGCGCATGGGCTGGCCGTCTATTTTAAGAAAGCCGCTGGTGCTCAGACCGGCAAGGCAGCTATTGCCCGTGATTCGCGTATCAACTCTGAACGATTTGCCCGCATTGCTGCGACCGTGATGGCAGCCCACGGGTTGACCGTTTACTTTTACAAAACACCCCGATCCACGCCGGAGCTTTCTTTTGCTGTCAGGCACCTTGGCTGTGATGTAGGGGCAATGATCACGGCTTCGCATAATCCTCCTTCTGACAACGGCTTTAAAGCATATTGGTCTACCGGAGGCCAGGTCCTGCCGCCACATGATCAGGGTATTATTGATGAAGTCTATCAGGCTACTGAAATCCCCACCGTTGATTTCGATCAAGCTGTCGAACAAGGCTTAATCAAATTCATCGACGAAGACGTTGCCAGCGAATATCGCAGTTCCGTCGCAGCACATAGCCATTCAACCTGTAGAGATCTGAACGGGTTATTTACACCTCTACACGGTGTGGGAGAGACTTCTGTTTATCATGTGTTACAACAGGTGGGGTTTAAGCAAGTCAATCGTTTTGAGCCCCAGTGCGAACAAGATGGTAATTTTCCCAACGTTCCCGATCACTTGCCCAATCCGGAACGGACGGAAGTCTATCAACCAGCCATCGAATTGGCCAAAAAGTCAGGTGCAGAAATTATTCTGGCCAGTGACCCTGACGCCGACCGGATGGGCGTTTGTGCCAAAAACAACGCTGGTGAATTTATTCATCTTACGGGCAATCAAGTCGGCGCTTTGCTGGCCGATTACGTACTCCGCAAACGCCAGGAAAACGGAACGCTGACACCAAAGCATTATGTCGTTGAGACGATTGTGACGACCCCGCTCATCGCTGAGATATCACGAAAAGCGAACGTTCGCATTATCAATAACCTGCTGGTCGGTTTTAAATACATTGCAGAAACGATGGATGAAGAAGGTCCGGATGAATTTGTCTTTGGCACTGAAGAGTCCCTGGGATATCTGACTGGTACATATTGCCGGGACAAAGATGCAGCAATTGCGGCACTTTGGGCCTGTGAACTGGCGGCGGAATTGAAAAGTGAGGGAAAAACGTTACTGAACCGCCTCGATGAGCTCTATCTCGAACATGGATATCATCTGGAAGGACAAGTTTCGAAAACCTGTAAAGGGTCACAGGGGAATGAACAAATCAAACAATTGATGAAAGCACTCCGGAACACTCCCCCGCAAAAACTGGGAAATCTTACTTTTACCTTGGTGCGAGACTATCAAAACCTTGAACTTCGGGCATTGCCGGAAAATACCCCCTCCGAGACCTTTTCTAAACCTCAGGGAAATGTGCTGATGTTTGAAGCGGAGGGGGAAGGTTCTCCTCTGACTGTACAACTTGGTGTGCGTCCCTCAGGTACAGAGCCCAAGATTAAATTCTATTATTTTGCACAGACAGTGGTGACGGATTCTGCTCAACTCGCAAAAACTAAAAGCGAGGCTCAGTCAATCATTAAATGCTTTAAAGAGTCTTTAATGGACTGGATTGATCAAACTCTGAAAACCAGTTAA